One genomic region from Sphingobacterium sp. UGAL515B_05 encodes:
- a CDS encoding RagB/SusD family nutrient uptake outer membrane protein — MKFTKKIAFMALGATLVLSSCNKDVLDRNQLTSLEDEKGWGNELALRLYANGFYANYFTGYNTGYATAYAPVTGYNFADDLTKKNIQDNFENSVPTSRRATGSTIAALELPDMLRQYSGPTWNFSYVRKANIFIDRIESKTKPNINDETYRHWMAVARFFRGFEYSRLVEVFGDVPYYDKELKDTELDLMYKDRDSRAVVMDHVYDDFQYVLDNMRTNDGKQYLNKYVAASFISRLMLFEGSFLYYHNLDKDRAKKYLEMAQKAAEVVMGSNAYNFSSDFKSLFASEDLSANKEVIMYRAYDATKSATHSVGSYSNGTEGQGNAVNLMLVKSFICNDGKPWQNSSVANANSFTLKDLAVTRDPRFEASIYEKPLTSSSTLFYAYKFASREALTYLGKTYPAAWGSNTNTSDAPVIRLAEVVLNWVEAKQILAEGFGAAAVTQTDIDKSINAIRNRPLDAAAAAKGVQKTAALQIGAIANDPSRDADVSPLMWEIRRERRMEFVYEGLRLLDIKRWKKLNYMDFSKNNDYFLGPWINVKQDMPALLVDSKKGLLKVVDANGNIISYDGTNGDKLIGYYRVEDVQNREPFSDRSYISPVGLEQVNEYAAKGYKLTQTKGW, encoded by the coding sequence ATGAAATTTACAAAGAAAATAGCATTTATGGCGCTTGGAGCAACGTTGGTGCTATCATCCTGTAATAAAGATGTGCTTGATCGTAATCAGCTGACAAGCTTAGAAGATGAGAAAGGCTGGGGCAATGAGCTTGCGTTGCGTTTGTACGCTAACGGATTTTATGCCAATTATTTTACGGGATATAATACAGGGTATGCAACGGCTTACGCGCCAGTGACAGGTTATAATTTTGCGGACGATCTGACAAAGAAAAATATTCAGGATAACTTTGAGAACTCGGTGCCGACTTCTAGAAGGGCAACAGGGTCAACTATTGCCGCTTTAGAGTTGCCTGATATGTTGCGTCAGTATTCTGGACCTACATGGAATTTTTCGTATGTGCGTAAAGCAAATATTTTTATCGATCGGATAGAGAGCAAAACAAAACCAAATATTAATGATGAAACTTACCGCCATTGGATGGCGGTAGCCCGTTTCTTCAGAGGTTTTGAGTATAGCCGACTGGTAGAGGTGTTCGGTGACGTGCCTTATTATGATAAGGAATTGAAGGACACTGAACTGGATTTGATGTACAAGGATCGTGACAGTCGCGCTGTCGTGATGGATCATGTGTATGACGATTTTCAATATGTATTGGATAATATGCGTACAAACGATGGTAAGCAATATCTGAATAAATATGTGGCGGCATCCTTTATATCCAGACTGATGCTGTTTGAGGGATCGTTTTTGTATTATCACAATTTAGATAAGGATAGGGCAAAGAAATACCTGGAAATGGCTCAGAAGGCTGCAGAGGTTGTTATGGGGTCTAATGCTTATAATTTTAGCAGTGATTTCAAAAGCTTATTTGCATCGGAAGATTTGAGTGCAAACAAAGAGGTGATTATGTATCGCGCCTATGATGCAACTAAAAGTGCAACGCATAGTGTGGGGTCGTACAGCAATGGTACCGAAGGTCAGGGAAATGCGGTAAATTTGATGTTGGTTAAATCCTTTATCTGTAATGACGGTAAGCCTTGGCAAAATTCTTCTGTAGCAAATGCAAATAGCTTTACACTGAAAGATTTGGCGGTTACCCGTGATCCGCGTTTTGAAGCTTCCATCTATGAAAAGCCATTAACGTCTTCATCCACACTTTTCTACGCTTATAAATTTGCGTCGCGAGAAGCATTGACATACCTGGGTAAAACTTACCCAGCTGCATGGGGTTCTAATACAAATACTTCGGATGCTCCGGTAATCCGTTTGGCAGAAGTTGTTTTGAACTGGGTTGAGGCTAAGCAAATTTTAGCAGAAGGTTTTGGAGCTGCTGCGGTAACACAGACCGATATTGATAAATCCATCAATGCAATCCGTAATCGTCCACTTGATGCAGCGGCAGCAGCAAAAGGTGTGCAGAAAACAGCTGCATTGCAGATTGGAGCGATTGCAAATGATCCTTCCCGCGATGCTGACGTTTCACCTTTAATGTGGGAAATCAGACGCGAAAGACGTATGGAGTTTGTTTATGAAGGCTTACGTCTGCTTGATATCAAACGTTGGAAGAAGTTAAACTATATGGACTTTAGCAAAAACAACGACTATTTCCTGGGGCCTTGGATCAATGTGAAACAAGATATGCCGGCCTTGTTGGTTGATAGTAAAAAAGGATTGTTGAAAGTAGTGGATGCTAATGGTAATATCATCTCTTATGATGGCACAAATGGTGACAAGCTGATCGGGTATTATCGCGTCGAGGATGTACAGAATCGTGAGCCATTTTCAGATCGTTCGTATATTTCACCTGTGGGATTAGAACAGGTAAATGAATATGCTGCAAAAGGCTATAAATTAACACAAACTAAAGGGTGGTAA